The Candidatus Manganitrophus noduliformans genome includes a window with the following:
- a CDS encoding CopG family transcriptional regulator: MKTKQKKQKRATISFNSELHKALRLKAEETDQSLSDLVNDAVRKSLAEDAEDLAAFEKRAGEPNLLFEDVLKQMKKRGQL, from the coding sequence ATGAAGACAAAACAAAAAAAACAGAAACGAGCAACCATCTCCTTCAATTCAGAGCTACACAAGGCTTTGCGATTAAAGGCCGAAGAGACGGATCAATCGCTCTCGGATCTGGTCAATGACGCAGTAAGGAAAAGCCTGGCCGAAGATGCAGAGGACTTGGCTGCTTTTGAAAAGAGAGCCGGCGAGCCCAATCTTCTCTTTGAGGATGTCCTCAAGCAGATGAAGAAACGTGGCCAACTATAA